In the genome of Sphingomonas sp. LR60, the window TCGCGAACATCAGGTCCTGCTTGCGCAGCGTCGAGGCGCTCTCGACGCCCAGCTCCTCGGCAAGCTGCACCAGCTCGGCGGGGGCCTTCTTCTTCAAATCCTTGAGATGCATGTATCTGTCCGATGTGATCGGGGGTCGGGGAAAGCTCGGCCGGCGATGGAAAACGCTCGAGAAACGAAGCTGTAGAGGATGCGGCGCGCACCGAGGACCGGCGACGTCACGGGCGCGAGGTATGATTCATGGTCGAGATAGTCAAGCGCCGACGTCGCCAGCGCCGTCATTCGCGCGCACCTTCGTCATCCGCGCGCACGCCCGTCGTTCTCGCCGCTTTACCGTCATTCCCGCCCCTCTTCGTCATTCCCGCCCCCTCTTCGTCATTCCCGCGAAGGCGGGAATCCAGACGCGCAGGTCCTCGTAAGAGCCGCGACGTCAGAGGTTCTGGATCCCGCCTTCGCGGGAATGACGAAGGGACAGAGCCTCAGAAGCACCGCCTCCGCCGCAACGACGAAGGGGCAGAGCCTCAGAAGCCCCGCCCCTCCGCAACGACGAAGGCGCAGCGCCTCAGAACGGCTTCACGATCACCAGGATCACGATCAGCGCGGTCGCGAGCGCCGGGATCTCGTTCATCATCCGCAGCGCCTTGTTCGACACCCCCGCCTGCCCGCGCGCCAGCTTCTTCGCATAGCCCACCGCCCAGCCGTGATAGCCCGACAGCAGCAACACGATCGCCAGCTTGGCGTGCAACCAGCCGAGCCCCGGCACGCCATCGGCGATCCCGGCGTTGAGCGCGAGCGCGAGGCCCAGCACCCACACCACGATCATCGCCGGGGTCAGGATGATCGCGCGCAGCTTGTTCTCGCGCTCGACCCAGCGCGCGGCGTCGGCGGCGTCGGACAGCCCTTCCTGATGATAGACCAGATAGCGCGGCAACATGAACAGCCCGGCCATCCAGAAGATCACGAAGATGACATGCGCAGCCTTCACCCAATCATAGGTCGCGCCAAGAAACCCGACCATGTTCAGCCCCTTATCCGATTCAGCAGATGCTCGACATGCGCGATGGGCGTGTGCTGCCCGATCCCGTGGCCGAGATTGAAGATGTGCGGCCGTTCCGGGAACGCCGCCAGCACGCGGTCGATCCCGGCATCCAGCGCCACACCGCCGGTCAGCAGTGCGAGCGGGTCGAGATTTCCCTGCACCGGCAAACCGGCCGGCAGCACGGAATCGGCCCACAGCGGATCGACCGTCTCGTCCAACCCGATCGCATCCACCGCCGTGCCGCTCGCATAGGCTGCCAGCTTGCCGCCCGCGCCCTTCGGAAAGCCGATGATCGGCGTGCCGGGGCAGCGGGCGCGAACGCCGTCGACGATCGCGCGATTGGGCGCGATCACCCAGCGCTCGAACTGCTCGGGCGATAGGCTCCCCGCCCAGCTGTCGAAGATCTGCACCGCCTCGACGCCATTCTCGATCTGCGTCGCGAGATAGTCGATCGTCGTCGCCACGATCGCCTCGACGATTGCGCCGAACGCCGCCGGATCGGCATAGGCGAAACGGCGCGTCACTTCCTGATCGCGGCTGCCCTGCCCCGCCACCATATACGTGGCGACGGTCCATGGCGAACCGGCGAACCCGAGGAAGGT includes:
- a CDS encoding CopD family protein codes for the protein MVGFLGATYDWVKAAHVIFVIFWMAGLFMLPRYLVYHQEGLSDAADAARWVERENKLRAIILTPAMIVVWVLGLALALNAGIADGVPGLGWLHAKLAIVLLLSGYHGWAVGYAKKLARGQAGVSNKALRMMNEIPALATALIVILVIVKPF
- the hemE gene encoding uroporphyrinogen decarboxylase; translation: MVSKPLLRVLNGHRADRPPTWLMRQAGRYLPEYRALRAEKGGFLALATDPVAAAEVTLQPIRRFGFDGAILFSDILMVPWALGQDLTFGAGEGPRLTPALVDATLAALTPEPTRLDPVYATVRRVAGSLPAETTFLGFAGSPWTVATYMVAGQGSRDQEVTRRFAYADPAAFGAIVEAIVATTIDYLATQIENGVEAVQIFDSWAGSLSPEQFERWVIAPNRAIVDGVRARCPGTPIIGFPKGAGGKLAAYASGTAVDAIGLDETVDPLWADSVLPAGLPVQGNLDPLALLTGGVALDAGIDRVLAAFPERPHIFNLGHGIGQHTPIAHVEHLLNRIRG